A DNA window from Candidatus Limnocylindrales bacterium contains the following coding sequences:
- the trpD gene encoding anthranilate phosphoribosyltransferase, which produces MIQDLLKSLVLKQDLSQHDAETAMRQIMAGELTPSQTAGFLVALTMKGETVEEITGMTKVMREFSEKVQVEGAVLDVCGTGGSGLPRFNVSTTSAFILAAGGVKVAKHGNRGAGGRCGSLDVVEGLGAQINLGPSQVEKCLQQTNLGFISAPLFHPAMKNVVPVRKELGIRTIFNILGPLTNPAGAQYQVLGVSNPHVATKMLEVLRKLGSQRVMVVHGEDGLDEITLTGKTLVWELHQGEIHSYSLQPEDFNIPRCTFDEIAGGDVHQNVLIVRGILEGAYLGPKRDLVLLNAAAGFLVYGVVQNLKEGLGLARDILESGKARAKLEAYIEASRNC; this is translated from the coding sequence ATGATCCAAGATCTACTGAAAAGTCTCGTTCTTAAACAGGATCTCAGCCAACACGATGCGGAAACGGCCATGCGACAGATTATGGCTGGAGAGTTAACTCCTTCCCAAACTGCGGGTTTTCTGGTTGCCCTGACCATGAAGGGGGAAACGGTCGAGGAAATCACCGGTATGACCAAAGTTATGCGGGAATTCAGTGAGAAAGTTCAGGTAGAAGGAGCGGTTCTGGACGTCTGTGGTACCGGAGGAAGTGGTCTTCCCAGGTTTAATGTGTCAACAACCAGTGCTTTTATCCTGGCCGCCGGGGGGGTTAAAGTTGCCAAGCATGGTAACCGGGGAGCAGGGGGAAGATGTGGCAGCTTAGATGTGGTCGAAGGTCTCGGGGCTCAAATCAATTTGGGACCGTCTCAAGTTGAAAAGTGCCTTCAGCAAACCAACCTGGGATTTATCTCGGCTCCACTCTTTCATCCGGCCATGAAAAATGTGGTTCCGGTGCGAAAAGAGCTGGGAATCCGAACCATATTTAACATCCTGGGACCTTTAACAAATCCTGCCGGAGCCCAATATCAGGTCCTGGGGGTCTCTAATCCTCATGTCGCTACCAAAATGTTAGAAGTATTAAGGAAGTTGGGGAGTCAACGGGTGATGGTGGTTCATGGTGAAGATGGGTTAGATGAAATAACCCTAACAGGTAAAACCCTGGTGTGGGAATTACATCAGGGCGAGATTCACAGCTATAGCCTGCAGCCAGAGGATTTTAACATACCCCGTTGTACTTTTGATGAAATAGCCGGTGGAGACGTTCATCAAAATGTCCTCATCGTTCGGGGGATTTTAGAAGGGGCTTATCTAGGCCCTAAACGAGATCTCGTCTTACTCAATGCAGCAGCCGGATTTCTGGTTTATGGAGTCGTCCAAAATCTTAAAGAGGGGTTGGGGCTGGCCCGGGATATCTTAGAAAGTGGTAAGGCAC